Proteins encoded within one genomic window of Zootoca vivipara chromosome 12, rZooViv1.1, whole genome shotgun sequence:
- the ARL4A gene encoding ADP-ribosylation factor-like protein 4A → MGNGLSEQTSILSSLPSFQCFHIVILGLDCAGKTTVLYRLQFNEFVNTVPTKGFNTEKIKVTLGNNKTVTFHFWDVGGQEKLRPLWKSYTRCTDGIVFVVDSVDVERMEEAKTELHKITRISENQGVPVLIVANKQDLRHSLSLSEMEKMLATGELSASTPWHLQPTCAIIGDGLKEGLEKLHDMIIKRRKMLRQQKKKR, encoded by the coding sequence ATGGGGAATGGGTTGTCGGAGCAGACGTCGATCCTGTcgagccttccttccttccagtgcTTCCACATCGTAATCCTGGGGCTGGACTGCGCCGGCAAGACCACGGTCCTCTACCGGCTGCAGTTTAACGAGTTCGTCAACACCGTCCCCACCAAAGGTTTCAACACCGAGAAGATCAAGGTGACGCTGGGCAACAACAAGACGGTCACTTTCCACTTCTGGGACGTCGGAGGCCAGGAGAAGCTGCGGCCCCTTTGGAAGTCCTACACCCGCTGCACGGACGGCATCGTCTTCGTGGTGGATTCTGTGGATGTGGAAAGGATGGAAGAAGCCAAAACGGAACTGCACAAAATCACGCGGATCTCTGAGAACCAAGGGGTGCCCGTGCTCATAGTGGCcaacaagcaggacttgagacaTTCGCTGTCGCTCTCGGAAATGGAAAAGATGTTGGCCACAGGGGAGCTGAGCGCTTCCACGCCGTGGCACCTGCAGCCTACCTGTGCTATCATAGGAGATGGGCTGAAAGAAGGACTCGAGAAACTGCACGATATGATAATTAAGCGAAGGAAAATGCTGaggcagcaaaagaagaagagatga